In the Oscillospiraceae bacterium genome, CCGGCACGCAAGTCAATTCGCCGGAACAGCGCGCTACCGGCTTCGCCGCCGGCCGTACCGTCAATCTGGTCCATCACACCTCGTACGACAAGTTCAACAAATTCCGGGTCACGTAGGTCAATGCCCTCGTCAAGCAATAGACCGGTAATGATATTATCCAAGTTACGCACCAGCTGATCATAGTGCGCGTCCAACTCATCCACCATACCATCAAGCACGCCGCGCATATCTTCGGTCATACCTTGGATCCATAGCGGCTGCAGGGCCTCTAAATAGCTTCTGGCGACCAAAGGGTCATCGCGCGTGCCGTTACGTGCCGAATTGTCGGTAGCAATCGCAACGCCCAATGTGACAATCAACACCACCACAAGAAACGACGCCGTGCCAATTTTCCATTTTTTCATTAGTATATACCTCCGTTGGTTTTATCTGTATGTAAGGGCGAATACTATTCGCCCGCCGCAAATGCAAAACTAGCCCGAAATCCCCAAACTTACTGCAATCGCGCTGTTCACACGGTTCATCAACCTGCCGTCAAGCTGCCCGATGCGCTCTTTCAAGCGCTTCTTGTCAATGGTTCGCACCTGCTCAAGCAAAATCACAGAGTCACGGCTCAAACCATACACACGCGCCGAAAGTTCGATATGCGTCGGCAAACGCGCCTTGTTCAACTGTGATGTAATGGCCGCTGCAATGACCGTTGGGCTGTGCTTGTTGCCTACATTGTTTTGCACGATGAGCACCGGGCGCATGCCGCCTTGTTCGCTGCCCACCACAGGGCTCAAATCAGCGTAATAAATGTCACCGCGCATCACTGTATCCGTTACGGCATAGGGCTTCATGCCTACGTCTGTAAATGGGATCCTTGCTGTCATGTCCAAAATATTCACCTCTCCTGTCGTTGGTTTCACTACCATTTTTCCACAGATGAGGGCTTTTTAGTCATGATTTTAACACCATGATAAAATATTTTTTTGAGCACTTGCTCAATCGTCAATGACAAAATTTTTCGTCACACCAACTTCAACGCCATTTTGCTTGTACACACGCGGCACACGTTTGCCAACGTTACACATAATCTCATAAGTAATTGTCCCAACTTCTTGTGCCACATTTGACAACGACAATTCAGCGTCACCTTGCTTTCCAAACAGCACAACTTCCGTGCCTTCGCATACATCTTCAATATCGGTCACATCAAACATCGTCATGTCCATGCAGACGGCGCCCAGCAACGGCGCGACTTTCCCATTGATTAACGCCGACCCCCGGCATGACAATGCCCGCGGATATCCATCCGCATAACCAATCGGCACAGTGGCAACCAACCTATCCGACGGCGCAACATATTTGCGGTCATAGCTCACACCTTCGCCTTTTGCCACACATTTGACTTGCGATACAATACTGTGCAAACTCATCACAGGTTGCAGTTCCCAACCATTAATAGTTTGTTGCACAGGGCTTTGTCCAAATAAAATCACTCCGGGGCGCACCATATCAAAGTGCGTACAGGGATATTGTAACACAGCCGCGCTATTTGCGCAATGGGCTACATAAAAGTTTTCTCCCAAATCGCGCAATTTCTTGCGCGTCCCACAAAATCGATCAAGCTGAGCTAACGTAACTGCCTTATCATCACCACTTGAAAAATGCGTGAACAAGCCTTGAATGTCAAGATTCGGCAAATTGCAGACCGCCAATATCGCTTCAATCTCATTGTGCTGAAATCCCAAGCGTGACATGCCTGTATCTATTTTCAAATGCACAGGCAGTGTACACTGCTGTGCTTGACAGGCTTGCGAAAGCGCGAGAGCTTGTCCTTGACTGTATACCGTTTGCGTCAAACCATTATCCAGCAGCTGTTTGGCTGCTTCCGGCGGCGTATAGCCCAATATCAAGATAGGCAACTCAATATCGGCGCGACGCAGCTGCAACGCTTCGTTAATATTTGACACGCCCAGCATATCGTAGCCAAGTTCCCGCAATAACTCCGCTACAGCCACAGCCCCATGACCGTAGCCATCTGCCTTAACAACACCCATTAGCTTCGTATGTGGGTGCGTATGTTTTCGAATTTCCAATGCGTTGTGCCGCAAAGCGTCAAGGTTTATTTCCGCCCATGTTCTTCTAAGGTAGTTCATCCCAACTCCACCTGTAAAAATGTAATCGTCAATATATTCGCCCCATCTACATATGTCTCACTGCGCAAAGGGTGCATGGTCTCAACATCAAACCAAACAACCATACGATGCTCTATACCACCATGTGTTGACGCATACACTGCACGAATCGCTTGCGTACCAAAAGCATTTTCCGTACCGTATGCCACAATATGACCCTCGCGCCATGTCTGTACAGCAAAGGGTACAGCCTCAAGCGGCGACAATCCCGTCCCCGGCAGCGCACCCGTTTCCAGCGACAAACCATCAAATTGCAGGATACTTCCGCCCTCATGCAACACCACGCGAATTCCCGCCAACTCACTCGGTTCTAGGACCTCGACGCTCTCTTCCTCGAGCGAAAGGTTGTAGCGCAATAGGTATTCGACTACCCTATCGCCAAAATCTGCCCGAACACGCGCATCCATTGTAGCATAACGCATACTGCCATAAAATTCATGCAATCTCGGCACGGCTTCTCCGCCTACATTGCATGCAGGAAACAGCAGCAACACGGCGATTATCATTGGTGCAAAGGTGAACTTTTTCATGGGTCGCCTCCGCACGGATTTATTTATTCAATTATGTAGGGGCATCAAAATATT is a window encoding:
- a CDS encoding type II toxin-antitoxin system PemK/MazF family toxin, coding for MRGDIYYADLSPVVGSEQGGMRPVLIVQNNVGNKHSPTVIAAAITSQLNKARLPTHIELSARVYGLSRDSVILLEQVRTIDKKRLKERIGQLDGRLMNRVNSAIAVSLGISG
- the alr gene encoding alanine racemase, which encodes MNYLRRTWAEINLDALRHNALEIRKHTHPHTKLMGVVKADGYGHGAVAVAELLRELGYDMLGVSNINEALQLRRADIELPILILGYTPPEAAKQLLDNGLTQTVYSQGQALALSQACQAQQCTLPVHLKIDTGMSRLGFQHNEIEAILAVCNLPNLDIQGLFTHFSSGDDKAVTLAQLDRFCGTRKKLRDLGENFYVAHCANSAAVLQYPCTHFDMVRPGVILFGQSPVQQTINGWELQPVMSLHSIVSQVKCVAKGEGVSYDRKYVAPSDRLVATVPIGYADGYPRALSCRGSALINGKVAPLLGAVCMDMTMFDVTDIEDVCEGTEVVLFGKQGDAELSLSNVAQEVGTITYEIMCNVGKRVPRVYKQNGVEVGVTKNFVIDD